Genomic DNA from Peribacillus simplex:
CGATTCCAAGTGCCGCCCAACGCTTTCCATTCATCTGTTTTCCCCCTTAAATATATGTATCCTTCTTACCATACGAACTAATAACAAAAATGTTTCATTCCATGATAAACTAAGTCATATAAAATTGTAGCAAAGAATCCTCAAATTGGAAATGCATTGGTCCATTTTGCACAAATTGCATTTATCGTAAACAGGATAAAGAAAGCCCTTTCATCACCATACATACTAGGGGGGGAACATGATGAACACTCGAAGGAATATTTATTTTTTCCATGCACCGAATGCAGAGATGATTAGCAAGGTAGAATACTTGTCAGACTTGGCGAAGCAACATTCGTATGAAGTCATCCAGGATTTCACGAAAGCAAACATCATCGTAAGCATCGGTGATGACGGCACATTCCTGCAGGCAGCCCGAAAAACCGGATTCAGGGATGACTGTTTATATGCGGGCATTTCCACCACAGGTAATTTGAATATGTATTGCGATTTCCACTTGGAAGACAGTGATAAAATGATCGATGCCATGACAAAAGAGCAAATCGAGGTCCGTAAATACCCAACCATCGCTATCCAGTTGGACGATCAGCCCTCCTTTTATGCCCTTAATGAACTCAGTATCCGGTCTTCCATCACCAAAACGTTCATCATGGATATCTTCATTGATCAACTCCATTTTGAAACTTTTCGCGGGGACGGAATCATCATTGCGACTCCGACTGGAAGCACCGCCTATAATAAATCGGTCAATGGGTCCGTTGTCGATCCCCTCCTCCCTTGCTTTCAAGTGAGCGAGCTTGCTTCCGTCAATAATAATACCTATCGGACCCTAGGTTCCTCATTTATTTTAAGCGGTGATAAGACGCTGACCGTCCGCCTTGAAGAAAACGGGCCAAGCTATCCGATCATCGGAATGGACAATGAAGCACTAAGCATCAATCATGTCGAAAAGGTAAAGGTCCGGTTAAGCGGTAAAGTCATCAAGACCGTTAAATTAAAAGACAATTCCTTTTGGGAAAAGGTTAAAAGGACCTTTCTATGAACTAAAAAAGGTACCGGGTATGGTAACCGGTACCTTTAAATACGATAAAAACCTTTCGTATTTTGATAAAGGATTGCATAGACATCCTCAATCGGCAATCCTTTAATCGAAGCAATCTGGCGCACACTGTGATGCATCATGCCGGGATGGGTCCATTTCCCATTGAAATCCCCTTCAAACGGCCATGGTCCATCCGTTTCAATCATCATCAGCTTAAGTGGGTATACCGAAACTAATTCCTGTATTTCCCTCTCATAACAAACATCAGGTGTAATTGAAATGCGGTAGCCCTTTTCGGCCATTCTTTCGACTGTCCGGATATCGCCTTTAAACCAATGAAAGTGTGCCTGTGTGATTTGATGCTTATCCAAAAGGTCGCAAACTATTGGTGCATCGTCATGGACGGCATGGAGGATAACCGGCTTTTCAACCTCTTTAGCTAAGGTCAGGAACCTCTCCAGTATCACTATATACGCTGAGTTATCAATATCGGGATTTTCCTGCCTTAAGTAATAGGGCAGCCCAACCTCACCTATCGCAACCATATCTTGACGATGTTCCCGCATCCAGTTCAAAAGTTCGTTCACTTCTTCATCACTTGGGAGGGGCTGCTCTGGATGAAAACCAAAGGCAGGCTTTATTCGAGAATCCTTGAGTGAGAGCTGATAATTGTTAATCGATGAAGCCAAATTCATGGAAACAGTCAGCAAGGATTCCATATGAACCTTTTCCATGTCGGTCAGAATCTGCTTCCGCTTAACAACATCATACCGGTCCAAATGGATATGACTGTCGATGATCCTCAAGTTCAATCGCCTCCCTTAAGTAGAAATAGTTGGCTTCAGTGCTGCATATAAGTCTCTCTTCAAATGAAAAAACTCATCACTAAGAAGCTGTTCTTCACTTCTTGGCCTTGGAAATGGAATTTCCACTTCTTTGATGACAGCAGCCGGTTTTGCTGATAACACATAAATTCTATCTGAAAGGAAAACCGCCTCATCTATGCTATGCGTAACAAATAGCACCGACCTCCGATTTTCTTCCCAAACCGACAATAGCCATTTTTGCATTTGCAATCTTGTCAGTTCATCCAAGGCAGAAAAGGGTTCGTCCAGGCACATCAAGTCCTGTGGACTTAAAATACTCCGAATGAATGCGGCCCTTTGCTTCATGCCTCCAGATAATTCATGCGGATATGCTTTCTCGTACTCTCCTAATCCGGCTTTCATCAAAAGGGCTTTTGCCTTTTCTTTATCTCTGATCCCAGCAAGTTCACTTCCAAGCAAAACATTTTCCAATACCGTCCTCCAAGGTAAAAGGGACGGCTGCTGAGGCATATAACTGATATGGCCCTTTAAGCCATTTATCTTTTTACCATCCAGTGAAATGATGCCCTGATCCGGCTTCAAAATGCCGCCGATCAAGTGGAACAATGTACTTTTACCGCTGCCTGATGGCCCAAGGATCGTGACAAATTCCCCATCATCCACATGGAAATTCATATTCTCCAATATATTCTGTTTACCATCGAAAGAATAGGAGACGTCTTTAATTTCCACCTTCATCCTTTTCGCCCTCCTTTCTCTTCCAAGAAACTAAGTATTTCTCCAGGAAGGTGATGATTCCAAAAAAGATCAGGCTCATTCCCATGATGATGAAAATGGCAACAAACACCCGATCTGTCCTGAACGCAGAGGAAGCGAGAGTCATATAAACACCAATCCCCGATTTTGCCCCAAGCCATTCCGAAATAACCGCACCCATTACACTATAGGTGGCCGAAATTTTCAGGCCGGAGAAAATGAACGGGATCGAGTGAGGAAGTTCCAGCTTCCAAAATAACTGGTTTTTTCCCGCTCCCATCATCTTGAAATAATGCTTAAGTTCGTATGGTGTCTGGCGAAAACCGTCCAATGATGCAACCGCAACCGGAAAAAAACATACAAGCGAAATGACTATTAACTTAGGCAGCATGCCAAAGCCAAACCAGATCACCAAGAGCGGCGCCAAAACAATGATGGGTATATTTTGTGATAGTATGAGCAGAGGATAAACCGCGTCCTTCACACCTGGAAATAGGTGTAAGATTGCTGCGATCAATAAGCCGATGCAGCTTCCGATAAAAAAACCCGACAACGCAAGCTCGGTTGTGGATATAAGGTGTCCGTAAAGATTGCGGGACGACTCAATTCCTTCAATGAAAATGGCCGATGGAGCGGGAAGCAGCCATTCTTCGACTTTCAATAAGACTGTCACTGACTCCCATACTATCAGCAACAATAATAAAAGAAAGAAGGGAGCCCCCTTCTTCCAAATTCCCCTTCCGATCATGCCCGATATTTCTCCGTTAACGTATCCATCGTAATCCCGCTTGGCTGATATAATATTTTCACTTGGGAAATGACATTCGGCGATCCTATTTCAATCATTCTTACATTCATTTTTTCTATCACGGCAAAAAGTTCGGTAAGCTCACCCTCCATTGTCGTTTCAAGCGGGTGAACCTCATACTTGACACCTGATTCTTCAATGATCTTGATTGCTTCATCGACCATAGGGATGACATTTTCCCCTTTAGGAATAATTTGTATACTAATTAATGAGTTGGCCATTGCATTTCCTCCTATTTTGGTAAAAATTCATTGGTAAATGCTTTTTCAGGATCGAAATCACCTTCAAGAAGCTTATTTTCAGTCATCCAATCACTGTAATTCTTCCAAATTTCAAGTTTTTGTTCACCCCATCGCGGAGCATCATCCTGATACTTGTCTGCAAGCCACTCCTGGCTTTTCTTCACTAGTTTTGCATCAAGATCCGGTGCAGACTCGGTTAATATGTCTGCTGCATCAGCAGGATTCTTGATCGCAAACTGGTACCCTTTCGATGCTGCATGAACGAATGCTTTAACAGTCTCGGGATCTTCTTTTATCATCTTTTCATTTGTAGTCAAAACAGGTGTATAGTAATCAAGCTTATCAGAGTATTCGGTTAAGTAAACCATATTAAGCTTCTCATTTCGCAATTCAGCCTCAATGCCTGTCCATCCATAATAAATCCAGGCAAAATCTATATCCCTTTTAACCGAAGTGAAAAAATCCGTGTCTCCTGTATTGACTATATCCACTTTATTTACATCCGCATTTTCTTTTTTCATGAGTGAATCAATAATGGCCTTTTCAACCGGAGACCCCCAGCCACCATACGTTTTCCCTTCAAAATCCTTAGGGGTTTTAATGTTCTTTGCCTCAGGGGAAGCGAATCCCGAGGTATTATGCTGAATGACGGCAGCTACCGAAACAATCGGCACGCCCTGCACGCGGGCCTGCGTTATGCCCTCCTGGTAACTCACGCCAAATTCAGATTTCCCTGAAGCGACAAGCTTATCAGCCCCGGCTTCACCTGGCATGATAATTTCCACATCAAGACCTTGTTCTTTAAAATAACCTTTTTCCTTGGCTACATACAATCCTGTATGGTTTGTATTCGGTGTCCAATCGAGCACGACCGATACTTTTTTTAATTCTTCATTTCCTTCATTTTTAGATGCTTCTTCTTTTTCATTAGTTCCGCCTGCACCGCATCCAGCCAAAAGGAACAACGAAGTTAACAGTGGCAAGAATTTATTCAAGTTTTTATCCTCCTACACATCATATAAGATCCATATGCCGGAACCATAATGGGGCTCAAGGGTTTATTCAAATACTGGATAAAAAAGCAAAAAACGCCCGAAGATGAATTCGGACGTTAACATACAAAACAGAAAGTCAGTAATAATATGTTCCCTCCGCTGGCATCATCCAGATCAGGTTCAAAGAGTCAGCATCTAAAGGATGCAATCTCAGCCAGCAGTACTGGCCCCCCTACATTTCTCGCACATATGATCTTTTCTCTCTCATTATATCAATTCATGGGGAAAAAGGAATACTAATTTGCTTCTTCTCGCTAATTGGAAAGGCTTTCCTTGCACTC
This window encodes:
- a CDS encoding NAD kinase; translated protein: MNTRRNIYFFHAPNAEMISKVEYLSDLAKQHSYEVIQDFTKANIIVSIGDDGTFLQAARKTGFRDDCLYAGISTTGNLNMYCDFHLEDSDKMIDAMTKEQIEVRKYPTIAIQLDDQPSFYALNELSIRSSITKTFIMDIFIDQLHFETFRGDGIIIATPTGSTAYNKSVNGSVVDPLLPCFQVSELASVNNNTYRTLGSSFILSGDKTLTVRLEENGPSYPIIGMDNEALSINHVEKVKVRLSGKVIKTVKLKDNSFWEKVKRTFL
- a CDS encoding TatD family hydrolase, whose amino-acid sequence is MRIIDSHIHLDRYDVVKRKQILTDMEKVHMESLLTVSMNLASSINNYQLSLKDSRIKPAFGFHPEQPLPSDEEVNELLNWMREHRQDMVAIGEVGLPYYLRQENPDIDNSAYIVILERFLTLAKEVEKPVILHAVHDDAPIVCDLLDKHQITQAHFHWFKGDIRTVERMAEKGYRISITPDVCYEREIQELVSVYPLKLMMIETDGPWPFEGDFNGKWTHPGMMHHSVRQIASIKGLPIEDVYAILYQNTKGFYRI
- a CDS encoding ABC transporter ATP-binding protein; the encoded protein is MKVEIKDVSYSFDGKQNILENMNFHVDDGEFVTILGPSGSGKSTLFHLIGGILKPDQGIISLDGKKINGLKGHISYMPQQPSLLPWRTVLENVLLGSELAGIRDKEKAKALLMKAGLGEYEKAYPHELSGGMKQRAAFIRSILSPQDLMCLDEPFSALDELTRLQMQKWLLSVWEENRRSVLFVTHSIDEAVFLSDRIYVLSAKPAAVIKEVEIPFPRPRSEEQLLSDEFFHLKRDLYAALKPTIST
- a CDS encoding ABC transporter permease, giving the protein MIGRGIWKKGAPFFLLLLLLIVWESVTVLLKVEEWLLPAPSAIFIEGIESSRNLYGHLISTTELALSGFFIGSCIGLLIAAILHLFPGVKDAVYPLLILSQNIPIIVLAPLLVIWFGFGMLPKLIVISLVCFFPVAVASLDGFRQTPYELKHYFKMMGAGKNQLFWKLELPHSIPFIFSGLKISATYSVMGAVISEWLGAKSGIGVYMTLASSAFRTDRVFVAIFIIMGMSLIFFGIITFLEKYLVSWKRKEGEKDEGGN
- a CDS encoding thiamine-binding protein: MANSLISIQIIPKGENVIPMVDEAIKIIEESGVKYEVHPLETTMEGELTELFAVIEKMNVRMIEIGSPNVISQVKILYQPSGITMDTLTEKYRA
- a CDS encoding ABC transporter substrate-binding protein yields the protein MNKFLPLLTSLFLLAGCGAGGTNEKEEASKNEGNEELKKVSVVLDWTPNTNHTGLYVAKEKGYFKEQGLDVEIIMPGEAGADKLVASGKSEFGVSYQEGITQARVQGVPIVSVAAVIQHNTSGFASPEAKNIKTPKDFEGKTYGGWGSPVEKAIIDSLMKKENADVNKVDIVNTGDTDFFTSVKRDIDFAWIYYGWTGIEAELRNEKLNMVYLTEYSDKLDYYTPVLTTNEKMIKEDPETVKAFVHAASKGYQFAIKNPADAADILTESAPDLDAKLVKKSQEWLADKYQDDAPRWGEQKLEIWKNYSDWMTENKLLEGDFDPEKAFTNEFLPK